In one Sphingobium indicum B90A genomic region, the following are encoded:
- a CDS encoding M23 family metallopeptidase: MLVLQFENARVARWFRSALKIAGAMGMAGALCAAVPAQAKADEDDPYGDASEINTGALGPADVGFSNLFSSLQRLDGQAKSANYIPSGRPVEKLSLTSNFGVRSDPFNGGARMHKGIDIPGPTGTRIYATADGIVSRAGWASGYGNLVQISHGGGMETRYGHMSKLLVSPNSYVHRGQLIGLMGSTGRSTGSHLHYEVRVDGQAINPIPFVAGPDYLVAMNTKPPIAIGGPTKAQEKAAD, from the coding sequence ATGTTGGTTCTACAGTTTGAAAATGCGCGCGTTGCGCGATGGTTCCGTTCTGCACTTAAAATTGCCGGAGCGATGGGCATGGCAGGCGCGCTCTGCGCCGCCGTCCCGGCCCAGGCCAAGGCGGACGAGGACGATCCCTATGGCGATGCGTCGGAAATCAACACCGGCGCGCTCGGCCCGGCCGATGTCGGCTTTTCCAACCTCTTCTCCAGCCTCCAGCGGCTCGACGGCCAGGCGAAGTCGGCCAATTACATCCCCTCCGGCCGTCCGGTCGAGAAACTCTCCCTGACCTCCAATTTCGGCGTCCGTTCCGACCCGTTCAACGGCGGCGCCCGGATGCACAAGGGCATCGACATCCCCGGTCCCACGGGCACCAGGATCTACGCGACCGCCGACGGCATCGTCAGCCGCGCCGGATGGGCCAGCGGCTATGGCAACCTGGTCCAGATTTCGCATGGCGGCGGCATGGAAACGCGCTACGGCCATATGTCGAAGCTGCTGGTCTCCCCCAACAGCTATGTCCATCGCGGCCAGTTGATCGGCCTCATGGGCTCGACCGGCCGCTCGACGGGCAGCCATCTGCATTATGAAGTGCGCGTCGACGGCCAGGCGATCAACCCGATCCCCTTCGTCGCCGGCCCCGACTATCTGGTGGCGATGAACACCAAGCCGCCGATCGCCATCGGCGGCCCGACCAAGGCCCAGGAAAAGGCGGCGGACTGA
- the erpA gene encoding iron-sulfur cluster insertion protein ErpA — MTDIDLTSSAAARVAAIAAKQGKPAILRLAVEGGGCSGFQYRFGLAEAVEADDIMVERDGVTLVVDDVSIDLVRGSAVDFVSDLGGKAFKVTNPNATAGCGCGTSFSI, encoded by the coding sequence ATGACCGACATCGATCTCACATCCTCCGCCGCTGCCCGCGTGGCCGCCATAGCCGCCAAGCAGGGCAAGCCCGCCATCCTGCGCCTGGCTGTCGAAGGCGGCGGCTGTTCGGGCTTCCAATATCGCTTCGGCCTGGCCGAAGCGGTTGAGGCGGACGACATCATGGTCGAGCGCGACGGCGTGACGCTGGTGGTGGACGATGTCAGCATCGATCTGGTGCGCGGATCGGCGGTCGATTTCGTCTCCGATCTGGGCGGCAAGGCGTTCAAGGTCACGAACCCCAACGCCACCGCCGGTTGCGGATGCGGCACCAGCTTCTCGATTTAA
- the xth gene encoding exodeoxyribonuclease III produces the protein MRIATFNINGIKARLPRLLEWLDETRPDIACLQEIKTSDDTFPVRDIEDVGYGAIWHGQKGFNGVAILARGETPVEVRRGLEGEPEDEHSRYLEADVKGLRVASIYLPNGNPQPGPKFDYKLRWMKRLRDRAAQIWAEEVPAILAGDYNVIPRDRDVYSVKAMAEDALMQPESRAAYRRLLGDGWTDAIASRHPAGGVWTYWDYQMNAWPRDAGFRIDHLLLSPAAADRLIDAQVDKDFRGREKASDHAPTWVELS, from the coding sequence ATGCGCATCGCCACCTTCAACATCAACGGGATCAAGGCGCGCCTGCCGCGCCTGCTGGAGTGGCTGGACGAGACGCGCCCCGACATCGCCTGCCTGCAGGAGATCAAGACATCCGACGACACGTTCCCGGTCAGGGATATTGAGGATGTCGGCTATGGCGCGATCTGGCACGGGCAAAAGGGGTTCAACGGGGTCGCGATACTGGCGCGGGGAGAGACGCCGGTGGAGGTCCGCCGGGGCCTGGAGGGGGAGCCGGAGGACGAGCATAGCCGCTATCTGGAAGCCGATGTGAAGGGGCTGCGCGTCGCCAGCATCTACCTGCCCAACGGCAATCCGCAGCCGGGGCCGAAATTCGACTACAAGCTGCGCTGGATGAAGCGCCTGCGCGACCGCGCCGCGCAAATCTGGGCGGAGGAAGTGCCGGCGATCCTGGCGGGCGATTACAACGTCATTCCGCGCGACAGGGACGTCTATTCGGTCAAGGCGATGGCCGAAGACGCGCTGATGCAGCCCGAAAGCCGCGCCGCCTATCGCCGCCTGTTGGGCGACGGATGGACCGACGCCATCGCTTCCCGGCATCCGGCGGGCGGGGTATGGACCTATTGGGACTATCAGATGAACGCCTGGCCGCGCGACGCGGGGTTCCGGATCGATCACCTGCTGCTCAGTCCCGCCGCCGCCGACCGGCTGATCGACGCGCAGGTCGACAAGGATTTCCGAGGGCGGGAAAAGGCGAGCGACCATGCCCCGACCTGGGTGGAACTGTCGTAA
- a CDS encoding metallophosphoesterase family protein: MARIAHLSDVHFGAHDPRIVAATEAWLQRHRPDLVVISGDFTQRARPEQFRQAAAWLNRLRAAGMKLLVVPGNHDVPLYDLARRFGAPLRRYKRYISNDLCPFFEDDAVAILGLNTARSLTIKDGRINHDQMDMLRASFASVAPEKTRILVTHHPLFAMPIGKGGELSEAVGRHEDAVRAAAEAGIHIALAGHFHRTYAEAADRMVAHAGGALVIQAGTATSTRLRNAEPQSFNWLHVHRHDEIELQVVVWDGASFQRGHHVAYFRQGGAWIGQDMADPAALPGIKVAEAAKG; the protein is encoded by the coding sequence ATGGCCCGCATCGCTCATCTGTCGGACGTCCATTTCGGCGCCCATGATCCCCGCATCGTCGCCGCCACCGAAGCCTGGCTGCAGCGGCATCGCCCGGACCTGGTGGTCATCAGCGGCGACTTCACCCAGCGCGCAAGGCCCGAACAGTTCCGGCAAGCCGCCGCCTGGCTCAACCGGCTGCGGGCGGCGGGCATGAAATTGCTGGTCGTTCCGGGCAATCACGACGTTCCGCTCTATGATCTTGCGCGCCGCTTCGGAGCGCCGCTGCGCCGGTACAAGCGTTATATCAGCAATGACCTCTGCCCTTTTTTCGAGGATGACGCGGTCGCGATACTGGGCCTCAACACGGCGCGGTCGCTGACGATCAAGGATGGGCGGATCAACCATGACCAGATGGACATGCTTCGCGCCAGCTTCGCGTCGGTCGCGCCGGAAAAGACGCGCATCCTCGTCACCCATCACCCCCTTTTCGCCATGCCGATCGGCAAGGGCGGGGAATTGAGCGAGGCCGTCGGACGGCATGAGGACGCCGTGCGCGCGGCGGCCGAGGCAGGCATCCACATCGCGCTGGCCGGCCATTTCCACCGCACCTATGCGGAGGCGGCGGACAGGATGGTGGCCCATGCCGGCGGCGCGCTGGTGATCCAGGCGGGAACGGCGACCTCCACCCGCCTCCGCAATGCCGAGCCGCAGAGCTTCAACTGGCTGCACGTCCACCGCCATGACGAGATCGAATTGCAGGTGGTGGTCTGGGACGGCGCCAGTTTCCAGCGCGGGCATCATGTCGCTTATTTCCGCCAGGGGGGCGCGTGGATCGGACAGGACATGGCCGATCCAGCGGCCTTGCCGGGCATCAAGGTGGCGGAGGCGGCGAAGGGGTGA
- a CDS encoding diacylglycerol/lipid kinase family protein — MGTTSPPAKDLPREAVLIVNVHSRRGEALFKDARTRLEEAGLRLIAAHAVREPERLQETVRDAVADGAPMVIVGGGDGSLSGTVDELVGKDCVFGVLPLGTANSFARTLGIPLDLEGAVAAISSGRRRRIDLGMIDRDYFVNAASLGLSPRIGETVPHKLKRYLGRIGYLLWAVKCSIGFRAFRLMLDDGIRQRRMWATEVRILNGPYHGGVELSDQAAVDTGEIVVQAVVGRSHARLAWDWYAKFFKLRDRDAQTEEFRGKAFRIETVPPQRISIDGEVLAKTPATIRIAPGAVDVAVP, encoded by the coding sequence ATGGGAACGACATCGCCGCCCGCCAAGGATCTGCCCCGTGAGGCGGTGCTGATCGTCAATGTGCATTCCCGCCGGGGGGAGGCCCTGTTCAAGGACGCCAGGACCAGGCTGGAGGAAGCGGGACTGCGCCTGATCGCCGCGCATGCGGTGAGGGAGCCGGAACGATTGCAGGAAACAGTGCGCGATGCCGTCGCGGACGGCGCGCCGATGGTGATCGTCGGCGGCGGCGACGGATCGCTTTCCGGGACAGTCGACGAACTGGTGGGCAAGGATTGCGTCTTCGGCGTGTTGCCGCTGGGCACCGCGAACAGTTTTGCGCGCACCCTGGGCATACCGCTCGACCTGGAGGGGGCGGTGGCGGCCATATCCAGCGGCCGCCGACGGCGCATCGACCTGGGCATGATCGACCGGGACTATTTCGTGAATGCGGCCTCGCTGGGCCTGTCGCCCCGGATCGGGGAGACGGTGCCGCACAAGCTGAAGCGCTATCTGGGACGGATCGGCTATCTGCTCTGGGCGGTCAAATGCTCCATAGGGTTTCGCGCTTTCCGGCTGATGCTGGACGATGGGATCAGGCAGCGCCGGATGTGGGCGACGGAGGTGCGCATCCTCAACGGCCCCTATCATGGCGGAGTGGAACTGTCCGACCAGGCCGCTGTGGACACGGGGGAAATCGTGGTCCAGGCGGTGGTGGGCCGCAGCCATGCGCGGCTCGCCTGGGACTGGTACGCCAAATTCTTCAAGCTGCGCGACCGGGACGCGCAGACGGAGGAGTTTCGCGGCAAGGCTTTCCGGATCGAAACGGTGCCGCCGCAGCGCATCTCCATCGACGGCGAGGTGCTGGCGAAGACGCCCGCGACAATCAGGATCGCGCCGGGAGCGGTGGATGTGGCCGTGCCCTGA
- a CDS encoding fatty acid desaturase family protein, translating into MTVHDPLIAAASRTRSAIPDDAAMLRAAADLTRELSTARPAIYWPDMLASAIVGYAALAGAILTDNSALMLAFGLAAMLALYRAASFIHELTHIRKGALPGFRFGWNLIVGIPLMIPSFMYEEVHTQHHARTRYGTASDPEYLPLALMKPWSLPLFILVASLAPVGLILRFGLLTPLGLVAPPLRRRIVAEFSALSINPAYRRRAPEGDFARQWAWQEAGASLFALALVGSVFAFGWKPLLTYIAVHAGMTVINQLRTLVAHLWENEGDAMTVTAQYLDSVNVPPPSPFAAIWAPVGLRYHALHHLLPSVPYHALGEAHKRLVATLASDSPYHRGNYPGMWPLVGKIARSTMGKR; encoded by the coding sequence ATGACTGTGCACGATCCCCTTATTGCAGCCGCGTCGCGGACGCGAAGCGCGATCCCCGACGATGCGGCGATGCTGCGCGCGGCGGCCGACCTGACCCGCGAACTGTCGACGGCGCGGCCCGCCATCTATTGGCCCGACATGCTGGCTTCGGCCATTGTCGGCTATGCGGCGCTGGCCGGGGCGATCCTGACCGACAATAGCGCGCTCATGCTGGCGTTCGGACTGGCGGCGATGCTGGCGCTCTATCGCGCCGCGAGCTTCATCCATGAACTGACCCATATCCGCAAGGGCGCGCTGCCCGGCTTCCGCTTCGGCTGGAACCTGATCGTCGGCATTCCGCTGATGATCCCCAGCTTCATGTATGAGGAAGTGCATACGCAGCATCATGCCCGCACCCGCTACGGCACGGCGAGCGATCCGGAATATCTGCCGCTGGCGCTGATGAAGCCCTGGTCGCTGCCCTTGTTCATCCTGGTGGCGTCGCTGGCCCCCGTCGGCCTGATCCTGCGCTTCGGCCTGCTGACGCCGCTCGGCCTGGTCGCCCCGCCGCTGCGGCGAAGGATCGTGGCGGAATTTTCCGCGCTTTCCATCAACCCCGCCTATCGCCGCCGCGCGCCGGAGGGGGATTTCGCTCGCCAATGGGCCTGGCAGGAAGCGGGCGCCAGCCTCTTTGCCCTGGCGTTGGTCGGCAGCGTCTTCGCCTTCGGGTGGAAGCCGCTGCTCACCTATATCGCCGTGCATGCGGGCATGACCGTCATCAACCAGCTTCGCACGCTGGTCGCGCATCTCTGGGAAAATGAGGGCGATGCGATGACCGTCACCGCGCAATATCTGGATTCGGTGAACGTGCCGCCGCCATCGCCCTTCGCGGCGATCTGGGCGCCGGTGGGCCTGCGCTATCACGCGCTGCACCACCTGCTGCCGAGCGTGCCCTATCATGCGCTGGGCGAGGCGCATAAGCGGCTGGTCGCAACGCTGGCGAGCGATTCGCCCTATCATCGGGGCAATTACCCCGGCATGTGGCCGCTGGTCGGGAAGATAGCGCGTTCGACGATGGGGAAGCGCTAA
- the lptG gene encoding LPS export ABC transporter permease LptG, whose protein sequence is MHQFNFFPSRQLGWYMARLFLTRTFAVLAMLVAVLQTLDLLGESGDILAYAGNGDAQLWHYVALRAPQIVARFLPFSVLLGTLIMLASLNQNSEIISMKAAGLSAHQILAPLLAAALGVALISYAFNERIVARSTARLSAWQAVDYGPLPPETGVKASPWVRDGNNLVTAAIVAGRGTAVQLRKVEIFNRINNTLTTIVQAPRGHYDASTRSWVLEDARQFDVARGTERQIGTVRFGRDIRPDQFTLAKVDPDALTFSQLQAAISDLHDAGRPTAELEGSLWHKLSGPLSALLMPILGSVAAFGLARSGQLFVRAVLGMALGFAYFVADNFSLAMGNLGAYPPFLAAWAPFLLFLLVGETVLFRTEE, encoded by the coding sequence ATGCATCAGTTCAACTTCTTCCCCTCGCGCCAGCTTGGCTGGTACATGGCGCGGCTGTTCCTGACCCGGACCTTCGCGGTGCTGGCGATGCTGGTCGCGGTGCTCCAGACGCTGGACCTGCTGGGCGAATCGGGCGACATCCTGGCCTATGCCGGCAATGGCGATGCGCAACTGTGGCATTATGTGGCCCTGCGCGCGCCGCAGATCGTGGCGCGGTTCCTGCCCTTTTCCGTGCTGCTCGGCACGCTGATCATGCTGGCCAGCCTCAATCAGAACAGCGAGATCATATCGATGAAGGCGGCGGGGCTGTCGGCGCATCAGATATTGGCGCCCCTGCTGGCCGCGGCGCTGGGCGTGGCGCTGATCAGCTATGCCTTCAACGAGCGGATCGTGGCGCGGTCGACCGCCCGGCTTTCCGCCTGGCAGGCGGTGGATTACGGCCCCCTGCCCCCCGAAACCGGCGTCAAGGCCAGCCCATGGGTGCGCGACGGCAACAATCTGGTGACGGCAGCCATTGTCGCCGGGCGGGGGACGGCGGTCCAGCTCCGCAAGGTGGAGATATTCAACCGGATCAACAACACGCTGACCACCATCGTCCAGGCGCCCAGGGGCCATTATGACGCTTCGACCAGAAGCTGGGTGCTGGAGGATGCGCGGCAGTTCGACGTGGCGCGGGGGACGGAACGGCAGATCGGCACCGTCCGCTTCGGCCGCGACATAAGGCCCGATCAGTTCACCCTGGCGAAGGTCGATCCGGACGCGCTCACCTTCAGCCAGTTGCAGGCGGCGATCAGCGACCTGCACGACGCCGGCCGCCCCACCGCCGAACTGGAGGGCAGCCTCTGGCACAAGCTGTCGGGGCCCTTGTCGGCGCTGCTGATGCCGATTTTGGGTTCCGTGGCCGCCTTCGGCCTGGCGCGGTCGGGGCAGTTGTTCGTGCGCGCCGTGTTGGGGATGGCGCTGGGCTTCGCCTATTTCGTGGCGGACAATTTCTCGCTCGCCATGGGCAATCTGGGGGCCTATCCGCCCTTCCTGGCGGCATGGGCGCCGTTCCTGCTGTTCCTGCTGGTAGGCGAAACGGTGCTGTTCCGGACGGAAGAATAG
- the lptF gene encoding LPS export ABC transporter permease LptF, protein MLTATDRYLARLIALPMLGTLVISAMLLVLDKMLSLFDFVAAEGGPVSVVWRMLANMMPEYLSLGIPIGLMLGILLAFRKLALSSELDVMRAVGLSYGRLLRVPYMFAIALALLNFGIVGFVQPLSRHAYEALRFELRSGALGASIKVGEFTNLGKRMTLRIERSLDEGRNLQGIFVRAVGKDGQTVAVTAAQGEFLATDDPDTIIFRLRDGVLVNDAPKYKSPRILSFSSHDLPIDLPQIERFRGRDVDREKTIPELVTIGHDPATPEKLRNEIRANFHFRMVEVAMMLLLPLAALAFAIPPKRSTSALGVFLSIVFIVTYHKVNEYGQGVGSLGRIDPIIALWGPFLLFAGLILWMYHVIAHRPGGQPIAALEYAFAKIAKQFLRLIGLVRRRRPRAETLAEGAA, encoded by the coding sequence ATGCTGACCGCCACCGACAGATATCTCGCCCGCCTGATCGCCCTGCCCATGCTGGGGACGCTGGTGATCTCGGCCATGCTGCTGGTGCTCGACAAGATGCTGAGCCTGTTCGACTTCGTCGCGGCGGAGGGCGGGCCGGTCAGCGTCGTATGGCGAATGCTGGCGAACATGATGCCCGAATATCTGTCGCTGGGCATTCCCATCGGCCTGATGCTGGGGATTTTGCTCGCCTTCCGGAAGCTGGCGCTGTCGTCGGAACTGGACGTGATGCGGGCGGTCGGCCTGTCCTACGGCCGGCTGCTGCGCGTCCCCTATATGTTTGCGATCGCGCTGGCGCTGCTGAACTTCGGCATTGTCGGCTTCGTCCAGCCGCTGTCCCGCCATGCCTATGAGGCGTTGCGGTTCGAGCTGCGGTCGGGCGCGCTGGGGGCGTCGATCAAGGTGGGCGAGTTCACCAATCTGGGCAAGCGCATGACCCTGCGGATAGAGCGCAGCCTGGACGAGGGGCGCAACCTCCAGGGCATCTTCGTGCGCGCCGTGGGCAAGGACGGGCAGACCGTGGCGGTGACGGCGGCGCAGGGCGAGTTTCTGGCGACGGACGACCCCGACACCATCATCTTCCGCCTGCGCGACGGCGTGCTGGTAAACGATGCGCCCAAGTATAAATCGCCGCGAATCCTGTCCTTTTCCAGCCACGACCTGCCCATCGACCTGCCGCAGATAGAGCGGTTTCGCGGCCGCGACGTGGATCGGGAAAAGACCATCCCCGAACTGGTGACGATCGGCCATGATCCGGCCACGCCCGAAAAGCTGCGCAATGAAATCCGCGCCAATTTCCATTTCCGCATGGTGGAGGTGGCGATGATGCTGCTGCTGCCGCTGGCCGCGCTCGCCTTCGCGATTCCGCCGAAACGGTCGACTTCCGCGCTCGGCGTGTTCCTTTCCATCGTGTTCATCGTGACCTATCACAAGGTCAACGAATATGGGCAGGGCGTGGGATCGCTGGGCAGGATCGACCCGATCATCGCGCTATGGGGACCGTTCCTGCTGTTCGCGGGGCTGATCCTGTGGATGTACCATGTGATCGCGCACCGGCCCGGCGGCCAGCCGATCGCCGCGCTGGAATATGCCTTCGCCAAGATCGCCAAGCAGTTCCTGCGGCTGATCGGCCTTGTCCGCCGGCGGCGGCCGAGGGCGGAAACCCTGGCGGAAGGAGCCGCCTGA
- a CDS encoding DUF2141 domain-containing protein, with translation MVMFKVAMGLMSAGALFAVAPALAHGMEIGNDLERCSADAKGPAVLVDVRGFAASTGKVRVQSYPATKAAWLAKGEWLGRIDVPVKASNGAMRFCMPVPQPGRYGIAVRHDRDGNGKTDISRDGGGFSNNPSINIFNLGKPGVEKAAFYAGPGVTKITINLKYM, from the coding sequence ATGGTCATGTTCAAAGTTGCAATGGGTCTGATGTCGGCAGGGGCGTTGTTCGCCGTCGCGCCGGCCCTGGCCCATGGTATGGAGATCGGCAACGACCTGGAACGCTGCTCTGCGGACGCCAAGGGCCCGGCGGTTCTGGTAGACGTGCGCGGCTTTGCCGCCTCGACCGGCAAGGTGCGCGTGCAATCCTATCCCGCCACCAAGGCCGCATGGCTGGCCAAGGGCGAATGGCTGGGCCGCATCGACGTGCCGGTGAAGGCCAGCAATGGCGCCATGCGCTTCTGCATGCCGGTGCCGCAGCCCGGCCGCTACGGCATCGCCGTGCGCCACGACCGCGACGGCAACGGCAAGACGGATATTTCGCGCGACGGCGGCGGATTTTCCAACAATCCGTCGATCAACATCTTCAACCTGGGCAAGCCGGGGGTCGAAAAGGCCGCCTTCTATGCGGGGCCGGGCGTGACGAAGATCACCATCAACCTCAAATATATGTGA
- a CDS encoding diacylglycerol/lipid kinase family protein, producing MVRVALLSNPKSTGNRQTLPRVRSYCASNPDIFHYEVEHVEQIGRALQTIARVDPVVIVINGGDGTVQAALTELYQGEHFKGRVPPIAVLPNGKTNLIALDLGIHGDPIKALERIVQIAKAGVDDHVVARELIALSDGQAESRPVLGMFLGGAGLADYMLYCRNQIYPLGLSNGLSHFLTVIAVLVSLIFGIRARFLPQSSRPVRISLIRDGQLAGRFAVLIVTTLERLLLGVQPGDSRRGNMKLMAVDQSLSALLRLFWASITRRVGKSQMQGIHLEQGDVIRIEGDHSSVILDGELFEASEGRPIVLRSTQPVPFLRLAA from the coding sequence ATGGTCCGCGTCGCCCTTCTGTCCAATCCCAAGTCCACGGGCAACCGGCAGACGCTTCCGCGCGTGCGCAGCTATTGCGCCAGCAATCCCGACATCTTCCATTATGAGGTGGAGCATGTCGAACAGATCGGCCGGGCGCTGCAGACCATCGCCCGCGTCGATCCTGTCGTCATCGTCATCAACGGCGGCGACGGCACGGTGCAGGCGGCGCTGACGGAACTGTACCAGGGCGAGCATTTCAAGGGCCGCGTGCCGCCGATCGCGGTGCTGCCCAACGGCAAGACCAACCTGATCGCGCTGGACCTGGGCATCCATGGCGATCCGATCAAGGCGCTGGAGAGGATCGTCCAGATCGCCAAGGCGGGCGTCGACGACCATGTCGTGGCGCGGGAGCTGATCGCCCTGTCGGACGGGCAGGCGGAAAGCCGGCCGGTGCTGGGCATGTTCCTGGGGGGGGCGGGCCTAGCCGACTACATGCTCTATTGCCGCAACCAGATCTATCCGCTGGGCCTGTCCAACGGCCTCAGCCATTTCCTGACGGTGATCGCGGTGCTGGTGTCGCTGATCTTCGGCATCCGCGCCCGATTCCTGCCGCAATCCAGCCGGCCGGTGCGCATATCCCTGATCCGCGACGGGCAGTTGGCGGGGCGCTTCGCGGTGCTGATCGTGACCACCCTGGAACGATTGCTGCTGGGCGTGCAGCCGGGGGACAGCCGGCGCGGCAATATGAAGCTGATGGCGGTGGACCAGAGCCTGTCCGCCCTGCTGCGCCTGTTCTGGGCCAGCATCACCAGGCGCGTCGGCAAGTCGCAGATGCAGGGCATCCATCTGGAACAGGGCGACGTCATCCGCATAGAGGGCGACCATAGCAGCGTCATATTGGACGGCGAACTGTTCGAGGCGTCGGAAGGCAGGCCCATCGTGCTGCGTTCGACGCAACCCGTGCCTTTCCTGAGGTTGGCGGCGTAA
- a CDS encoding homoserine O-succinyltransferase, which produces MPIKIADDLPARRTLEAEGVVVMREADAVRQDIRPLRIALLNLMPDKISTETQLARLLGATPLQVELTLVRISDHVSRNTSADHMASFYRPWSDVRDERFDGFIITGAPVEQLPFEAVSYWDELRAIFDWTQTHVHRSLSICWAAQAALHHFHGVGKHALDRKAFGLFRHHVHVPSSPWMRGFSDDFIVPVSRWSEVRREDIPAGRGLQILAESEESGLCLIGDPGRGFLHMFNHLEYDTLTLAEEYARDGARQLPAHYFPGDDPARTPQNHWRSHAHLLFGNWIDEMYQTAPFDLDAVGQAAALSAA; this is translated from the coding sequence GTGCCGATCAAGATAGCCGACGACCTGCCCGCCCGCCGCACATTGGAGGCCGAGGGCGTGGTCGTCATGCGCGAAGCCGATGCCGTCCGGCAGGACATCCGTCCGCTCCGGATAGCGCTGCTGAACCTCATGCCCGACAAGATCAGCACGGAGACGCAGCTTGCCCGGCTGCTCGGCGCGACGCCCCTGCAGGTCGAACTGACGCTGGTGCGGATCAGCGACCATGTGTCGCGCAACACCTCCGCCGATCATATGGCGTCCTTCTACCGGCCGTGGAGCGACGTGCGGGACGAGCGGTTCGACGGCTTCATCATCACCGGGGCGCCGGTGGAGCAGCTTCCGTTCGAAGCGGTAAGCTATTGGGACGAACTGCGCGCCATATTCGACTGGACGCAGACCCATGTGCATCGCTCGCTCAGCATCTGCTGGGCGGCGCAGGCGGCGCTGCACCATTTCCACGGCGTCGGGAAACATGCGCTGGACCGCAAGGCCTTCGGCCTGTTCCGCCATCATGTCCATGTGCCTTCATCGCCGTGGATGCGGGGCTTTTCGGATGATTTCATCGTCCCCGTGTCGCGCTGGTCGGAAGTGCGGCGGGAGGATATTCCGGCAGGGCGGGGATTGCAGATATTGGCCGAGAGCGAGGAATCGGGCCTGTGCCTGATCGGCGATCCGGGGCGCGGTTTCCTGCATATGTTCAACCATCTGGAATATGACACGCTGACGCTGGCCGAGGAATATGCGCGCGATGGGGCAAGGCAGTTGCCCGCGCATTATTTTCCCGGCGACGATCCGGCGCGGACGCCGCAAAACCACTGGCGCAGCCACGCGCATCTGCTGTTCGGCAACTGGATCGACGAAATGTACCAGACCGCGCCCTTCGATCTCGACGCGGTGGGGCAGGCGGCGGCGCTGTCGGCGGCTTGA
- a CDS encoding 2'-5' RNA ligase family protein, with protein MAGFGERRDRALAQEASAAPIIVTALMGAADFGWAEGLRRAHFPPGRNRVPAHVTLFHHLPPSALDEVARRLKALCAGPPPAARLAEVMLLGRGVAYRVESPELTALRDELAEAFAGLLVPQDQGRPRFHITVQNKVEPAEAKALADELRRAFRPRPLAIAGLAAWHYRGGPWELAVKASFRG; from the coding sequence ATGGCGGGCTTTGGCGAAAGAAGGGACAGGGCATTGGCGCAGGAGGCTTCGGCCGCACCGATCATCGTGACGGCCCTCATGGGCGCGGCCGATTTCGGCTGGGCCGAAGGGCTGCGCCGGGCGCATTTTCCGCCCGGGCGCAACCGGGTTCCGGCGCATGTCACGCTGTTCCATCATCTGCCGCCCTCCGCCCTCGATGAAGTGGCGCGGCGGTTGAAGGCGCTGTGCGCGGGGCCGCCGCCCGCCGCCCGGCTGGCGGAGGTGATGCTGTTGGGGCGGGGCGTCGCCTATCGGGTGGAAAGCCCGGAACTGACGGCGTTGCGCGATGAACTGGCGGAGGCCTTTGCCGGGCTGCTGGTGCCGCAGGACCAGGGACGGCCGCGCTTTCACATCACGGTGCAGAACAAGGTCGAACCGGCGGAGGCGAAGGCGCTGGCGGACGAATTGCGGCGCGCCTTTCGCCCCAGGCCGCTCGCCATCGCGGGGCTTGCGGCCTGGCATTATCGCGGCGGCCCGTGGGAATTGGCGGTGAAGGCCAGCTTTCGCGGCTGA